A portion of the Burkholderia sp. GAS332 genome contains these proteins:
- a CDS encoding pilus assembly protein Flp/PilA: MKNFIAHAARFVRDEDGVSAIEYGLLAALIALVIIGSVTTLGGNLNKVFSDIAGSV; encoded by the coding sequence ATGAAGAATTTTATCGCCCACGCAGCCCGCTTTGTTCGCGACGAAGACGGCGTATCGGCCATCGAATATGGCCTTCTTGCCGCGCTGATCGCTCTGGTCATCATTGGATCGGTCACCACGCTCGGCGGGAACCTCAACAAGGTTTTCAGCGATATCGCGGGATCGGTCTAG
- a CDS encoding prepilin peptidase CpaA — protein sequence MTLPPLPPQPVPLCVIVLVIVAASTDIATRRIPNRVIAIGLAAALCVQVWLHGASNGGLEWLAGAACGFALLLPFYLLRGMAAGDVKLLLTIGAWVGPAMTFRIALATFLIGGVWSLGLAVSRGRFRQLIANLRQIVGAWRSVSSQPSASGMALAGSVGAIPYGVAMAAGTLGVLFAATF from the coding sequence ATGACACTGCCACCCCTGCCACCACAACCCGTACCCCTGTGCGTGATCGTGCTGGTCATCGTGGCGGCCAGCACCGACATCGCCACGCGCCGGATTCCGAATCGTGTCATCGCAATCGGCCTCGCCGCCGCGCTCTGCGTGCAGGTCTGGTTGCACGGAGCGTCGAACGGCGGGCTCGAGTGGCTGGCGGGTGCCGCGTGTGGCTTCGCGCTGCTGCTGCCGTTCTATCTGCTGCGCGGCATGGCCGCCGGCGACGTCAAGCTGCTGCTGACGATCGGTGCATGGGTGGGCCCTGCGATGACGTTCCGTATCGCGCTCGCCACCTTTCTGATCGGCGGCGTCTGGTCACTGGGGCTGGCGGTGAGCCGCGGTCGCTTCCGGCAACTGATCGCCAATCTGCGGCAGATCGTGGGGGCGTGGCGCTCGGTGTCGTCGCAGCCTTCTGCGAGCGGCATGGCGTTGGCGGGATCAGTAGGGGCGATTCCTTACGGTGTCGCGATGGCGGCCGGAACGCTGGGTGTGTTGTTCGCAGCGACTTTCTAG
- a CDS encoding pilus assembly protein CpaB, protein MKNSRALVMLAFAMLAGLAAVVLASRWLLQTSSSAVTPVAVAAGVVNLGEPLTSAQLRTTNWPTGSVPPGAFTDEKALEGRVVLASLAPGEPVLESKLAPIGTKGGLSAVIGSGHRAITVRVNDVVGVAGFALPGNYVDVIVNTQQAAKTDTQQSISKIVLEKILVLAVAQQVSRDDTAPKVVNAVTLEVTPEQAEKLDLARSVGTLSLVLRNQVDKQTPSTDGATKFTLLDMPASAPVVEPVHPVRAHYAARPAPKRDCVGVLSGVTGSVECF, encoded by the coding sequence ATGAAAAACAGTCGCGCTTTAGTCATGCTTGCGTTTGCCATGCTGGCGGGCCTCGCTGCCGTGGTTCTGGCCTCGCGATGGCTCTTGCAGACCTCGTCGAGCGCTGTCACGCCGGTGGCCGTGGCTGCAGGCGTCGTCAATCTCGGTGAGCCGTTGACGTCTGCCCAGCTTCGCACGACCAACTGGCCGACGGGGAGCGTGCCGCCCGGCGCCTTCACGGACGAGAAGGCGCTTGAAGGGCGCGTGGTGCTGGCGAGTCTTGCGCCGGGAGAGCCGGTGCTCGAATCGAAGCTTGCGCCGATCGGCACCAAAGGCGGTCTGTCAGCGGTGATCGGCTCAGGCCACCGCGCGATTACGGTGCGCGTGAATGACGTGGTCGGCGTCGCCGGTTTCGCCTTGCCGGGCAACTACGTCGACGTGATCGTGAATACGCAGCAAGCCGCAAAAACCGACACGCAGCAGAGTATCTCGAAGATCGTACTCGAGAAGATCCTCGTCCTCGCGGTGGCACAGCAGGTGAGCCGCGATGACACGGCGCCGAAAGTCGTCAATGCGGTCACGCTCGAAGTGACGCCCGAGCAGGCCGAGAAGCTCGACCTCGCGCGCAGCGTCGGCACGCTGTCATTGGTTCTACGCAATCAGGTCGACAAGCAGACACCCTCGACGGACGGCGCCACAAAATTCACGTTGCTCGACATGCCAGCATCGGCGCCGGTGGTCGAGCCCGTCCATCCGGTGCGTGCGCACTATGCCGCTCGCCCGGCCCCGAAGCGCGACTGTGTCGGCGTGCTGTCGGGCGTGACGGGCAGCGTCGAATGTTTTTAG
- a CDS encoding pilus assembly protein CpaC, with product MKTELGFSSGSHAHRRSLSGTVLAAALCAGLVVAQNGVAQGINGMPAPGKGGASAPLPVGQGPVPMMISMSPMPSGPVAGGKSVGAVALSGPNCSGEIRDESSVAVAVGKSVLVPLAEPARNRTLGNPTVAQATLVSPRTLYLVGMTVGTTNMIVQGRSGQCQIIDVIVNIDADGLQRTLQQLLPAERGIRVSTAAGNLVLAGRVSGAQAAQQAMEIADAFAGAQPTQQQQASTANFGNSGSSLTQQSSSVSKASEVINMMTVDSPQQVMLEVKVAEVSKTLLNQLGAAVNIQGGFGSWTGALVSSLLAGVGNGIAVSKSNNLPFNVAVDAQKTDSLGKILAEPNLVTLSGQEASFLAGGKVFIPVPQSNGTGGSTITLQEEEFGVGLKFTPTVLAGSRINLKVAPEVSELSPTGVTVSATGTSSTAILPLITTRRASTTVQMNDGESFAIGGLIQNNITGSLKAIPGLGEVPVLGALFRSTSFQQDRTELVFIITVHLVKPLPADNYPLPTDSFRPTSDAAVYATGNMEGRQPQPAAPASATPNAPQTQPSAPAPVPPPAAGSNTPAALPPRDTQADRPAPVVIGPPDGTTVPVASPLPAAAAPSITGAGVSPGADPTTAKHAAAGSQQMVAKAGMTTPADEH from the coding sequence ATGAAAACAGAACTGGGGTTCTCATCGGGCAGCCACGCGCATCGCCGCTCGCTGAGCGGCACGGTACTCGCGGCGGCGCTGTGCGCCGGCCTGGTGGTCGCGCAGAACGGCGTCGCGCAAGGGATCAACGGCATGCCCGCGCCCGGCAAAGGCGGCGCGAGCGCACCGTTGCCGGTGGGCCAAGGGCCGGTGCCGATGATGATCAGCATGTCGCCGATGCCGTCCGGTCCGGTGGCCGGCGGCAAGTCGGTCGGCGCCGTGGCATTGAGCGGTCCTAACTGCAGCGGGGAGATTCGCGATGAATCGAGCGTCGCCGTCGCGGTAGGCAAATCGGTGCTTGTGCCGCTCGCCGAGCCGGCGCGCAACCGCACCCTCGGCAACCCGACCGTCGCGCAAGCTACGCTGGTGTCGCCGCGCACGCTTTACCTCGTCGGCATGACGGTCGGCACGACCAACATGATCGTGCAGGGACGCAGCGGCCAATGCCAGATCATCGACGTGATCGTCAATATCGACGCTGACGGGCTGCAGAGAACCCTGCAGCAGCTGTTGCCCGCCGAGCGCGGCATCAGGGTCTCGACCGCCGCCGGCAACCTCGTGCTGGCGGGCCGCGTATCAGGTGCGCAAGCCGCCCAGCAGGCGATGGAGATTGCGGACGCGTTTGCGGGCGCGCAACCCACCCAGCAGCAGCAAGCGAGCACGGCGAACTTCGGTAACAGCGGTTCGAGCCTGACCCAGCAAAGTTCGAGCGTCAGTAAGGCTTCCGAAGTGATCAACATGATGACGGTGGATTCGCCCCAGCAGGTGATGCTCGAAGTGAAGGTCGCCGAAGTCTCGAAGACCCTGCTCAATCAGCTCGGCGCGGCGGTCAATATCCAGGGCGGCTTCGGCTCATGGACGGGCGCGCTGGTGAGCAGCCTCCTTGCCGGTGTGGGCAACGGCATTGCGGTCAGCAAGTCGAACAATCTCCCGTTCAATGTCGCGGTCGATGCCCAGAAGACCGACAGCCTCGGCAAGATTCTCGCGGAGCCTAACCTCGTGACCCTCAGCGGTCAGGAGGCTTCGTTCCTTGCCGGCGGCAAGGTCTTCATTCCGGTGCCGCAAAGCAACGGGACCGGCGGTTCGACGATCACGCTGCAGGAAGAAGAGTTCGGCGTAGGCCTCAAGTTCACGCCGACCGTGCTGGCGGGCAGCCGGATCAACCTGAAGGTGGCGCCTGAAGTGTCCGAGCTGTCGCCGACCGGGGTCACGGTGAGCGCGACCGGGACCAGCAGCACGGCGATCCTGCCGCTGATCACAACGCGCCGCGCCTCGACCACGGTGCAGATGAACGACGGCGAGAGCTTTGCGATTGGCGGGCTGATCCAGAACAACATCACCGGGTCGCTCAAGGCAATCCCCGGCCTCGGTGAGGTGCCGGTGCTGGGCGCGCTGTTCCGCAGCACGTCGTTCCAGCAGGATCGCACGGAACTCGTTTTCATCATCACCGTGCATCTCGTCAAGCCGCTGCCGGCCGATAACTATCCGCTGCCGACCGACAGTTTCAGGCCGACCTCGGACGCCGCCGTCTATGCGACCGGCAACATGGAAGGCCGTCAGCCTCAACCTGCCGCCCCGGCCTCCGCGACGCCGAACGCACCGCAGACGCAGCCGTCGGCCCCCGCGCCTGTACCTCCCCCGGCAGCAGGATCGAACACGCCGGCTGCGCTGCCGCCGCGCGATACGCAGGCCGACCGGCCGGCGCCGGTCGTGATCGGTCCGCCCGACGGTACGACGGTGCCCGTGGCGTCGCCACTGCCGGCCGCCGCAGCGCCCTCCATTACCGGTGCCGGAGTGAGTCCCGGGGCGGATCCCACTACGGCGAAGCATGCTGCAGCGGGTAGCCAGCAGATGGTCGCCAAAGCGGGCATGACCACTCCGGCAGATGAACATTGA
- a CDS encoding response regulator receiver protein — MINVLALSEDGTRLAQIVRLIGECGGCRTTRATGKPSRLSERGDSLDAFEVLIVDAASLNDAELAVVETLHHAHARLTCILVIPDASSQTLIAAMRAGFRDVLSWPIDPRPLGEALRRAQAQCLPGNAHETQILSFMSCKGGAGTSFIASNVAHAMASFAQKRVLLIDLNQQFADAAFLVSDETPPSTLPQICSQIERMDLAFFDASLVHVSDNFHILAGAGDPIKAAEVKEDRLEWILGVAVPRYDFVLFDLGQTINQLSMLALDSSDQIHIVLQASMPHVRAGRRLQEILGSLGYASDQMRLVLNRYTRHAERARAALEQVLGMRAWQVIPEDPVVVSDAMNQGLPISATARHSGVSRSLQTLAENIVNGASTSGQERARRTSVFSRLLGRQAPPKLEMM, encoded by the coding sequence ATGATCAATGTCCTGGCTCTCTCTGAAGACGGCACGCGGCTCGCGCAGATCGTGCGCCTGATCGGCGAATGTGGCGGTTGCCGGACCACCCGGGCGACCGGCAAGCCGTCGCGGCTCAGCGAACGGGGGGATAGTCTCGATGCATTCGAAGTCCTGATCGTCGACGCTGCGTCGCTCAATGACGCCGAGCTCGCCGTCGTCGAAACGCTCCACCACGCCCACGCGCGGCTTACATGCATCCTCGTGATTCCCGATGCGTCGTCGCAGACCTTGATCGCGGCGATGCGCGCGGGCTTTCGCGATGTACTCAGCTGGCCGATCGATCCGCGACCGCTAGGCGAAGCACTGCGGCGCGCGCAGGCCCAGTGCCTGCCGGGCAACGCGCACGAGACCCAGATCCTGTCCTTTATGTCGTGCAAGGGCGGAGCGGGAACCAGCTTTATCGCCAGCAACGTCGCGCACGCGATGGCGAGCTTCGCACAAAAGCGGGTCTTGCTGATCGACCTCAACCAGCAGTTCGCGGACGCGGCCTTCCTCGTGTCCGACGAGACGCCGCCATCGACGTTGCCGCAGATCTGTTCGCAGATCGAGCGCATGGATCTCGCGTTCTTCGACGCGAGCCTCGTGCACGTCAGCGACAACTTTCACATCCTGGCCGGCGCGGGTGATCCGATCAAGGCGGCCGAGGTCAAGGAAGACCGCCTCGAATGGATTCTGGGCGTGGCCGTGCCGCGTTACGACTTCGTGCTCTTCGATCTCGGCCAGACCATCAATCAACTGTCGATGCTGGCGCTCGACAGCAGCGACCAGATCCATATCGTGCTGCAAGCGAGCATGCCGCATGTGCGGGCCGGCCGCAGGCTGCAGGAAATTCTTGGCTCGCTCGGTTACGCGTCCGACCAGATGCGGCTGGTGCTGAACCGTTACACGCGCCATGCCGAACGCGCCCGGGCGGCCCTCGAGCAGGTGTTGGGCATGCGGGCCTGGCAGGTCATTCCGGAGGACCCGGTCGTCGTGTCCGACGCCATGAACCAGGGACTGCCGATATCGGCGACAGCGCGTCACAGCGGTGTATCGCGCAGCTTGCAGACGCTCGCTGAAAACATCGTCAACGGCGCATCGACCTCGGGGCAGGAACGTGCCAGGCGCACGTCCGTGTTCTCACGGCTGCTCGGCCGTCAGGCGCCGCCGAAACTTGAAATGATGTAA
- a CDS encoding pilus assembly protein CpaF: MSLRDQISAQRIQPLGESSDPANPQGSMMRAAYQKLKREIHQAVLDRVELERLSRLPPEQVRQEIAALIGRILEDQKAPANDLERKQLVIDVHDEMFGFGPLEVLLRDPTVSDILVNTYRHTYVERRGRLEATDVTFYDDAHLMKVIEKIVSGVGRHIDESSPMVDARLPDGSRVNAIIRPCAVDGPLLSIRRFAANPLQVSDLVELQSLTPPMAEVLDALARAKVNILVSGGTGSGKTTLLNVLSGFIPGDERIVTIEDAAELQLRQEHVLRLETRSPNIEGRGEITQRTLVRNALRMRPDRIILGEVRGAEALDMLNAMNTGHEGSLSTIHANTPRDALTRLENMISMGGLSLPTKTMRQQIASAISVVVQAVRLTDGRRKIISITELTGMEGDMINMQEIFVFKRSGVDSKGSVRGHFCATGVRPKFAERLQAFGVAPSEQIYDPARRFETT, translated from the coding sequence ATGTCGCTTCGTGACCAGATTTCCGCGCAACGCATCCAGCCCTTGGGCGAGTCTTCGGACCCGGCAAATCCACAGGGCAGCATGATGCGCGCCGCGTACCAGAAACTGAAGCGCGAGATTCATCAGGCCGTGCTCGACCGCGTCGAGCTGGAGCGCCTTTCGCGGTTGCCCCCTGAGCAGGTCCGGCAGGAAATCGCCGCGCTCATCGGGCGGATTCTCGAGGATCAAAAAGCACCGGCGAACGATCTCGAACGCAAACAGCTCGTCATCGACGTGCATGACGAGATGTTCGGTTTCGGACCGTTGGAGGTGCTGTTGCGCGACCCTACCGTGTCCGACATTCTGGTGAATACGTACCGCCATACCTACGTCGAGCGAAGAGGGCGTCTTGAAGCCACCGACGTGACGTTCTATGACGACGCACATCTGATGAAGGTGATCGAGAAAATCGTCTCCGGTGTCGGACGGCATATCGACGAATCGAGCCCCATGGTCGATGCGCGTCTTCCAGACGGCTCGCGCGTGAACGCGATCATCCGGCCGTGCGCTGTCGACGGCCCGCTGTTGTCGATACGGCGTTTCGCCGCCAATCCGCTGCAGGTGTCCGACCTCGTCGAACTGCAAAGCCTGACGCCGCCGATGGCGGAAGTGCTCGATGCGTTAGCGCGCGCCAAGGTGAACATTCTGGTGTCGGGTGGCACCGGCAGCGGCAAGACCACGCTGCTGAACGTGCTGTCGGGCTTCATTCCCGGCGATGAACGCATTGTCACGATCGAAGATGCCGCCGAACTGCAACTGCGCCAGGAGCATGTGCTGAGACTGGAGACGCGTTCGCCGAACATCGAAGGGCGCGGCGAGATTACGCAGCGCACGCTGGTGCGCAATGCGCTGCGGATGCGTCCAGATCGCATCATTCTCGGCGAAGTGCGTGGGGCGGAAGCGCTCGACATGCTCAACGCGATGAACACCGGACACGAAGGATCGCTCTCGACGATCCACGCTAACACGCCGCGCGACGCGCTGACTCGCCTTGAGAACATGATCAGCATGGGCGGGCTTTCGTTGCCGACCAAAACCATGCGTCAGCAGATTGCCTCGGCGATCTCGGTGGTCGTGCAGGCCGTGAGACTGACCGACGGCCGGCGCAAAATCATCAGCATTACTGAGTTGACCGGCATGGAAGGCGACATGATCAACATGCAGGAAATCTTCGTGTTCAAGCGATCCGGCGTCGATTCGAAGGGCAGCGTTCGCGGGCATTTCTGTGCGACCGGAGTACGGCCGAAATTCGCTGAGCGGCTGCAGGCATTCGGCGTTGCGCCGTCGGAGCAGATCTACGACCCCGCGCGACGCTTCGAAACGACATGA
- a CDS encoding tight adherence protein B translates to MTPIFYASIILLFVAVALAMEGAYEYWNSRHGPVARRVDSRIRAVSAGGQVSKERLSILKTRMLAGSSLPARLLLRVPRVHAIDLFLQQSGLTWTVARLMGTCAVLPLLVLLAGTLFAVPLLFMAIGAALSTMLPVLYVQRRRNKRIRLLERQLPDVCDMLARALRSGHAFTGAIDMVSTEFSEPMSGEFRITFDEINYGVSISEALTNLATRVPIRDLRYFVIAVVIQRETGGNLSEVLDGIAALIRERFKLFDKVRVLSAEGKMSAWILGLLPFGTGALMMLGNPGFLDVLWQDQTGIKMLGTVLVSMVFGAFWMRRIVKIRV, encoded by the coding sequence ATGACCCCGATTTTTTATGCGTCGATCATTCTGTTGTTCGTCGCCGTGGCGCTGGCGATGGAAGGCGCCTACGAATACTGGAACAGCCGGCATGGGCCGGTTGCGCGCCGGGTCGATTCGCGGATTCGCGCCGTGTCCGCCGGCGGACAGGTCAGCAAGGAACGGCTCTCGATTCTTAAGACCCGCATGTTGGCCGGCTCGTCGCTGCCCGCGAGGCTCCTGCTGCGTGTGCCGCGCGTGCATGCCATCGATCTGTTTCTGCAACAGTCGGGCCTGACATGGACAGTCGCGCGACTCATGGGAACCTGTGCCGTATTGCCGTTACTCGTGCTGCTCGCGGGCACGCTGTTCGCGGTGCCGCTGCTCTTCATGGCAATTGGCGCCGCGCTCTCCACCATGCTACCGGTCCTGTATGTGCAGCGCCGGCGCAACAAGCGTATTCGCCTGCTCGAGCGGCAACTCCCGGACGTCTGCGACATGCTGGCCCGCGCGTTGCGCTCGGGGCATGCCTTCACCGGCGCGATCGACATGGTGAGCACCGAGTTCTCGGAGCCGATGAGCGGTGAGTTTCGCATTACGTTCGACGAGATCAACTACGGCGTCTCGATCAGCGAAGCCTTGACGAACCTGGCCACGCGTGTGCCGATCCGCGATCTGCGCTATTTCGTGATTGCGGTGGTGATTCAGCGCGAGACGGGCGGCAACCTCTCGGAGGTGCTGGACGGCATCGCCGCGCTGATTCGCGAGCGATTCAAGCTGTTCGACAAGGTTCGCGTCCTTTCCGCTGAAGGCAAGATGTCCGCCTGGATACTTGGATTGCTGCCGTTCGGCACTGGGGCACTGATGATGCTGGGCAACCCGGGCTTTCTCGATGTGCTGTGGCAAGACCAGACTGGGATAAAAATGCTCGGAACGGTGCTCGTATCCATGGTGTTCGGGGCGTTCTGGATGCGGCGCATCGTCAAGATCCGGGTTTAA
- a CDS encoding tight adherence protein C, which produces MQTLNTTQVLWLIGVFAVVFATAFGVMHVFAPRDLRRRIEQAGGTNIAFGADKASELPEVSWFEKLAEISQPISKYSVPKEGWENSALRLHLMNAGWRSPGAAPIYFAAKTALAIVLPLLAMFGLISLSIALTTYERLVVLTLLGAIGFYLPNVVLTRRIAWRKRVLIEDFPDTLDMLTVCVEAGLGLDASLMKVGDEIRMRSPVVASELDLMLLEMRSGFSKEKALRNFSLRTGVEDIDSFSAMLIQAERFGTSVGASLRVLSDTLRTRRRMRAEEKAAKIALKLLFPLIFCIFPALLVVLMGPAMIHIYRVLLPSMTGSGG; this is translated from the coding sequence ATGCAGACGCTCAACACCACACAGGTTCTGTGGCTGATCGGTGTATTCGCCGTTGTGTTCGCCACCGCATTCGGCGTGATGCATGTTTTCGCGCCACGCGACCTGCGGCGCCGGATCGAGCAGGCAGGCGGCACGAATATCGCCTTCGGGGCCGACAAGGCCTCGGAATTGCCGGAGGTCTCCTGGTTTGAAAAGCTCGCGGAGATCTCCCAGCCCATTTCGAAATATTCTGTTCCCAAGGAAGGCTGGGAGAATTCCGCGCTGCGCCTGCATCTGATGAACGCCGGCTGGCGTTCGCCCGGTGCTGCCCCGATCTATTTCGCCGCCAAGACTGCATTGGCGATCGTATTGCCGCTGCTGGCGATGTTCGGGCTGATCAGCCTGTCCATCGCACTGACGACCTATGAGCGCCTGGTTGTCCTGACCTTACTCGGTGCGATCGGGTTCTATCTGCCTAATGTGGTGCTCACAAGACGCATTGCCTGGCGCAAGCGCGTGCTGATCGAAGACTTTCCCGACACGCTCGATATGCTGACCGTCTGCGTCGAGGCGGGGCTGGGTCTGGACGCCTCGCTCATGAAGGTGGGCGACGAAATCAGGATGCGCAGTCCGGTGGTGGCGAGCGAACTCGACCTGATGCTGCTGGAAATGCGTTCCGGTTTCTCCAAAGAAAAAGCGCTGCGCAATTTTTCGCTCCGCACGGGTGTGGAAGATATTGATTCGTTCAGTGCGATGCTGATTCAGGCGGAACGCTTTGGCACGAGCGTCGGTGCCTCGTTGCGCGTGCTGTCCGACACGCTGCGCACGCGGCGGCGGATGCGTGCAGAGGAAAAGGCCGCCAAGATCGCGCTGAAACTGCTGTTTCCCCTCATTTTCTGCATCTTTCCGGCGCTCCTCGTGGTGTTGATGGGGCCGGCCATGATTCATATCTACCGTGTTCTGCTCCCGAGCATGACGGGCTCGGGCGGATGA
- a CDS encoding Flp pilus assembly protein TadG, whose translation MKRKNQRGAAAVEFALVLPVLLALLFGTVQFGWLMNNYLALTNAASLGAHQLASERGYTTPYTDTQQSILAATSALKSALTITMSVGGTTCTSDSTCATALGTSTTAPAAGTEAKVSLGYSFTPLFNGALYSLKSIMPTSLSANMSELVQ comes from the coding sequence ATGAAACGGAAAAATCAACGGGGCGCGGCAGCCGTGGAGTTTGCCCTTGTGCTGCCGGTTCTGCTTGCCTTGTTGTTCGGCACCGTGCAATTCGGCTGGTTGATGAACAACTATCTGGCGCTGACGAATGCAGCGTCGCTGGGTGCTCACCAGCTTGCCTCGGAACGTGGCTATACCACGCCCTATACCGACACGCAGCAGTCCATTCTGGCGGCGACGTCGGCCTTGAAGAGCGCGTTGACCATCACCATGAGCGTCGGCGGCACGACGTGTACCAGCGATAGTACGTGCGCAACCGCGCTGGGGACTTCCACGACGGCACCGGCGGCCGGAACGGAGGCGAAAGTGTCGCTCGGTTACTCGTTTACGCCGCTATTCAACGGCGCTTTATACAGTCTCAAGTCGATCATGCCGACCAGCTTGAGCGCGAACATGTCCGAGCTTGTGCAATGA
- a CDS encoding Flp pilus assembly protein TadG, whose translation MRLKKQKGVAAVEFALLVPVLLVIALGLAQFGWLLSNYVMVANAASAGARYFASQRGTTAPLTGTQTQVQTSAAVLNTGNLSITASVNGGNCTSDTACAADLTSAASGSAVATAAVTVTYSSFSPLFKGAFDGLYSMMPSALNATAVERVQ comes from the coding sequence ATGAGGCTGAAGAAACAGAAAGGCGTGGCGGCGGTTGAGTTTGCGCTTCTCGTCCCGGTGCTGCTCGTCATCGCGCTTGGCCTTGCGCAGTTCGGCTGGCTGCTCAGCAATTACGTGATGGTCGCCAACGCCGCCTCGGCGGGTGCACGCTATTTTGCGTCGCAGCGCGGCACAACGGCGCCCCTTACCGGTACGCAAACTCAGGTGCAAACGTCGGCGGCGGTGCTCAATACCGGCAACCTGTCCATCACGGCGTCGGTCAATGGAGGCAACTGCACGAGCGATACAGCTTGCGCGGCGGATCTGACCAGTGCCGCCAGCGGCTCAGCGGTAGCAACCGCGGCGGTGACCGTTACCTATAGCAGTTTTTCGCCCCTGTTCAAGGGGGCTTTTGATGGTCTCTATTCGATGATGCCATCCGCGCTCAATGCCACCGCAGTAGAGCGAGTGCAATAG
- a CDS encoding Putative Tad-like Flp pilus-assembly: protein MRKDLRLRGAPARQRGAVSVVVALSLVVLMGFAALAVDYGYLAYSQRRLQSATDAAALAGAVDLWTKTWATAASDAQAFTAGQGNTMPGGVNPATATVTGMTLSSVTLPYKQAVSGYNGIKVTQQATVPLFFAKAFGMTSQTISATSEAGAGGGAEPALYNVMIILDTTRSMSTTTDSNCLNSKGVAQTRLQCAQAGALKLLTGLTNAGDKVGLMAFPPQTSSTYNFSCSGSSPTIASSYSASGASYQIASASSGYLGSNQQANTSSAIVQALGGGSCGGMPAPGGLGTFYAQAITAAQTSLAATASTESPPGQNVIILLSDGIATSTTSQLGSTYSSTYGSECQAAITAAANIKNNTGTLIYTVAYLGGEAASAPSCGDGNDKLTACNTMASIATNSSYFYSDTCANAAGGTNSLNTLFGQIAYSLTKPRLIPLSAS, encoded by the coding sequence ATGAGAAAAGACCTTAGGCTTCGTGGCGCGCCAGCACGCCAGCGCGGCGCTGTCTCCGTTGTGGTGGCGCTTTCTCTGGTCGTCCTTATGGGGTTTGCAGCGCTTGCCGTCGATTACGGCTATCTGGCGTACAGTCAAAGGCGCTTGCAGAGTGCCACGGATGCAGCGGCATTGGCCGGTGCCGTGGATCTCTGGACCAAAACATGGGCTACCGCCGCCAGCGACGCACAAGCGTTCACGGCGGGGCAAGGCAACACCATGCCAGGGGGCGTCAACCCGGCGACCGCCACGGTCACCGGCATGACGTTGTCCAGCGTCACGTTGCCGTACAAACAGGCGGTATCGGGATACAACGGCATCAAGGTGACGCAGCAAGCGACGGTGCCGCTTTTCTTCGCCAAGGCCTTCGGCATGACTTCGCAAACGATCAGTGCAACTTCGGAGGCGGGCGCGGGGGGCGGGGCGGAGCCCGCGCTCTATAACGTGATGATCATCCTCGACACCACGAGATCGATGAGCACCACCACCGACAGTAACTGCCTGAATTCAAAGGGCGTGGCGCAGACGAGATTGCAGTGCGCCCAGGCGGGTGCATTGAAGTTGCTGACCGGCTTGACCAATGCGGGGGATAAGGTTGGCTTGATGGCCTTTCCGCCGCAAACATCGTCAACCTACAATTTCTCGTGCTCAGGGAGTTCGCCGACCATTGCCAGCAGTTATTCGGCATCGGGTGCTAGCTATCAGATCGCTTCAGCGAGTTCGGGCTATCTTGGCAGTAACCAGCAAGCGAATACCAGTTCCGCAATCGTACAGGCACTGGGTGGCGGCAGTTGCGGCGGTATGCCGGCGCCTGGCGGGTTGGGCACGTTTTACGCGCAGGCGATTACGGCGGCGCAAACTTCTCTCGCTGCCACTGCTTCAACCGAGAGTCCACCCGGGCAGAACGTGATCATCCTGCTGAGCGACGGTATCGCGACATCCACGACGAGCCAGTTGGGCAGTACCTATAGCAGTACCTATGGAAGCGAGTGCCAGGCGGCCATCACTGCAGCGGCTAACATCAAGAACAACACGGGCACCTTGATTTACACTGTTGCCTATCTCGGTGGCGAGGCCGCGTCGGCGCCGAGTTGTGGTGACGGCAATGACAAACTCACTGCCTGCAATACGATGGCATCGATCGCGACGAACTCGTCGTATTTCTATTCCGATACCTGTGCGAATGCCGCCGGTGGAACCAACAGCCTGAATACCCTGTTCGGGCAAATCGCATACAGCCTGACGAAGCCGCGGCTGATACCGCTGAGTGCATCGTAA